The following proteins are encoded in a genomic region of Struthio camelus isolate bStrCam1 chromosome 3, bStrCam1.hap1, whole genome shotgun sequence:
- the KIAA0408 gene encoding uncharacterized protein KIAA0408 homolog, translated as MDLHKQLENTEKNWNKEKMELLERFDNERKEWECQWKVMQKKIEELYQEVKLRRENNMNVYDNKDIHSKMLQLSMCSPASEESDAAELNYQYKVANDRMEKENLLSKTGQDCKETRAKRKSNDPLRDNLAFENHEEPEDSVSIKAPKKNAKNYIGDLNVALKELARVSEELCSYQEEIRKKSNHRRMKSLPFLGEFEETQNTVILPEMNHVSSNESQTSVAFEKEEHNNRKNLMSSAKGLKDLSYCAGDRGTDFRPWQKKEAPPVPPRSTSRHLTNSLSAVVQLFEAPIRDPGVKSNCKVQDCRSGRKLMNPSPVKQDESAVACANEGQTAKGPVPITAAIPVTKNECNVPASFCHNTWAYDVGKLGKDSKNEPSALSAQKSCSDGNMAQNNKMHQKQNLKSHSNHYYNNDFYAPAALHNDLLEDSRCTLGKTQRNETLAAKIDEFNRTVFHTDKCNISLQENQMLRTASEDHQLCSSLCDSAISRKETVNSSCIPNPRFSAAKEQEASNPSKVVRTAGQQKQINGLPNTSGYRHMLHEHDWRPSNLSGRPRSADSRSNYGVVEKLLKNYEKSTVTSLCNAKWCKDKGTQANSEFTDGGCETSSQYLEMLQTDQGKQEFPKNSARHTGQQLKQGKERQKLPEGCLGNWIVLPGMDDDDDDDDGDDNDDDVISCQ; from the exons ATGGACCTACATAAACAACTGGAGAATACTGAAAAGAATTGGAATAAAGAGAAGATGGAATTGCTGGAGAGATTTGACAATGAAAGGAAAGAATGGGAATGTCAATGGAAGGTCatgcagaagaaaatagaagag CTTTACCAGGAGGTAAAACTTAGACGGGAGAACAATATGAACGTATACGATAATAAGGACATTCATAGCAAGATGCTGCAGCTGTCCATGTGTTCCCCTGCTTCGGAAGAGAGTGACGCAGCCGAACTGAATTATCAATACAAGGTAGCAAATGACAGGATGGAAAAAGAGAATTTGCTCAGTAAAACAGGACAAGACTGTAAAGAAACCAGAGCCAAGAGGAAAAGCAATGATCCGTTAAGGGACAATCTGGCCTTTGAGAACCATGAGGAACCTGAAGATAGCGTCAGCATCAAAGCTCCCAAGAAAAATGCCAAGAATTACATTGGTGATCTCAATGTA gCTCTTAAAGAACTTGCCAGAGTTAGTGAAGAATTATGCAGCTATCAAGAGGAAATTCGAAAGAAGTCCAACCACAGAAG AATGAAGTCACTTCCTTTCCTGGGGGAATTTGAAGAAACCCAAAATACAGTTATTCTTCCTGAGATGAACCATGTGTCCAGCAATGAATCACAGACTTcagttgcttttgaaaaagaGGAGCATAACAATAGGAAGAATCTAATGAGCTCTGCCAAAGGTTTGAAGGACTTGTCTTattgtgctggtgacagaggaacAGACTTCAGACCTTGGCAAAAAAAAGAAGCTCCACCAGTTCCTCCACGGAGCACTTCTCGGCACCTGACAAACTCACTTTCTGCAGTTGTACAGCTTTTTGAAGCACCAATAAGAGATCCAGGTGTCAAAAGCAATTGCAAGGTTCAGGACTGTAGGAGCGGAAGGAAACTGATGAATCCTTCACCTGTGAAACAAGATGAAAGTGCCGTGGCCTGTGCAAATGAAGGACAGACTGCAAAAGGTCCTGTGCCTATAACTGCTGCAATACCTGTAACCAAAAATGAGTGCAATGTACCAGCAAGTTTCTGCCACAACACATGGGCATATGATGTGGGCAAACTTGGAAAGGATAGTAAAAATGAACCTTCTGCACTGTCTGCCCAGAAGAGTTGTTCAGATGGAAATATGGCCCAAAACAACAAGATGCACCAGAAACAAAATCTCAAGTCTCATAGCAATCATTATTACAATAATGACTTTtatgcccctgctgccctgcacaATGATCTTTTGGAAGACTCTAGGTGTACTTTGGGAAAGACCCAAAGAAATGAAACTCTAGCAGCAAAGATTGATGAGTTTAACCGGACTGTATTTCATACAGATAAATGTAACATTTCTTTGCAGGAAAACCAAATGCTTCGAACAGCATCAGAAGATCACCAACTTTGCAGCTCACTGTGTGACTCTGCAATTAGCAGGAAAGAAACTGTAAATTCATCCTGTATTCCAAATCCCAGATTCTCTGCAGCAAAGGAACAAGAAGCTAGCAACCCCAGCAAAGTTGTCAGAACAGCAGGgcaacaaaagcaaataaatggtCTTCCAAATACTAGTGGTTATAGGCACATGCTTCACGAGCATGACTGGAGACCAAGTAATTTATCTGGTCGCCCGCGTTCAGCTGACTCAAGGTCAAACTACGGTGTTgttgaaaagcttttgaaaaactatgaaaaatCAACAGTGACTTCTCTGTGTAATGCAAAATGGTGCAAAGATAAGGGGACACAGGCAAATTCTGAGTTCACTGATGGGGGTTGTGAGACATCGAGTCAGTATTTAGAAATGCTCCAGACTGACCAAGGAAAGCAAGAATTTCCAAAGAATTCAGCCAGGCATACTGGGCAGCAACTCAAGCAAGGAAAAGAGAGGCAGAAGTTACCAGAG